GACGACTATACTTTCCATATGGAAAACGAACAGGCTTACCCTTCTCAGGACAGTGCTGCAAGACAACTGCGGAACTACGAAGCCCTGCGCAGCAGGACCAGTCTTCAGGGCCCGTCACGCGCGTTCGCACTGTTCACACTCTGGAGTGCGATCATCGTGGCCGTCTATGTAGCCGTGTTCTTGTTCTCCTTCGGTGGTCGGACCGTCAACGAGGTGGTGAGTGCGGGCGGCTACTCCAGCAGCGGAATCCTTGTCTTCCCCGTGCTGCTCTTTAGTTCGCTGGTGAGAGGCGCACGGGAGCGATTCGGCATCCGGACGAAACCGGCGCCAGGGCATTGGATCGCCTATGGGCTGATCATCGTCGGATTCATGACGCTCGCCGGACTCAGTATTGCCGGAGTGAACTATCCCTGGGGTCTAAATTTGCTCGTGGTGGTGGCAATATTTGTCACGATGGCGACCGGTCCGATTCGGCAGCTCCGCCGTTCGCCGGCGTCCGACTCCGACCGTTGGGGGAATGAGCCTCTGGATCGACTTGCGCGGCTGTCTACGACATTGATCGGTGTCGCCGCAGGACTGCTCGCGGCGACAATCACCCAGGCGTGGTTTCCACTCGTGTCGGCCGTGGTCATGATGTCGCTCGTTGTCGTGCTGATCGGTTGGCAGGCACGGTGGGGGCTTCCCCGGACGGGCTACGAGTGGGGACCAATCCATTGGATGGCGTTCGGAATCGTGGTCAGTGTGCTGTTCCTGCTGTCCGTGCTACTTTCGCATACAAGCTGGATTACAACCCCGAATAGTGTGTCCGTAGGCATCCTCGTCTTCCTCGTTATGCTCATCGCATCCTTCCTGCCCACCCGGGCGCGACACAGATAGGTCGGTCATGGCTCACCCACGACACGGATTGGACGACGCCTTTCAGACACCGATCCGGTTCTCCCTGATGGCCGCGCTGGGACACCGTACTGAAGTTGATTTCCGTACCCTGCGAGATGTCCTCGAAGCCAATGACTCCGTGCTGAGCAAGGCCATCAGCCACTTGGAGAAGGTCGGTTACGTGAAAGTCACCAAGGGCTATGTCGGCAACCGTCCGCGAACTTGGGTCGAGTCGACAATGAAAGGACATCGCGCATACCAGAATCACCTGCTCTCACTTCGTGCGATCAGCGAAGGCTATCTCGACTAGACCACACCTGTGTCTTCGAAGATTCGGGCTAGTGAATTTTCGTCCCGCAAGCCGGTCCCTCAGTGAGACAACCGCCTGCTGACCTGCCCTTTTGATATTGCCGCTCGATGGGTGTCCCGTATACCCCGCCCGAGATTAAGCCCGGTGATGGGAGGGTATACGGGACACATCTCAACTTCGATTTCAGGGGAGTGGGTGGCGGTGCGAACTGGTCCCGATCTACAGTGTTCTGCTATCGTCACCGTCTCGAGAAAGTCATTCCTTCGTGTCCGAGGTGATGTTTCTGTTCTCGCAGAAGGCAGCCCCGAACCTCAACGAACATGCGCTTCTTATGCTCCTCCACGGCAATCTGGCCAAAGGGGTGCTTCGCCAACATCTCTTCGGTAGATGTTGCCATCCTGTGCCTCCCTCCACATCTTCAATCAGCGTTGACTCCGTCGCTGCCCAAGAGCATCTACCAATAAATTCAAGTTCCACGAGGTCCTGACATGTCCGCGACAGGCCAGACCATCTTGCTTGTTGTCGTTGACGCACATGACCGGGCTGAAAACCGGAGGTGGTGGACGTTCATTCAGCCACGGTGGCTCTGCCGTCAAGGTTTCGGACGTGCCTTCAGGGTGGCGCCGATTTTCTCCACGGATGCGAACCAGGAGAGTAGGTCCTGGTCGATAGCGCCGATGACTGTCCTCATGTTGGCCAGCTGTGCAGCGATGCTGCTATTGATGAGTGGTTCTAAATGCGCCACCCTGTTTCTTAGGCGGTAGACACCGTCGACCGCCCGTTCAAGCTCGTGGACCGGTCGCCGAAGATGCGGGAAGGCATAGTGCAGTGCTTCATCCCAGAGCAGTTGCTTGCCCAGGTCCTTGCGTCCTGGGAGAAGGAATCGCCAGGTCCCCATGGACAAAGCGGCAAGAATGTCCGCGTGCAACGGATCACGCTGATCCTTGGGCCGGGCCCTGGTTGAATGACCGGCGCGATTCTTCGCTTCTGGCAGGTCCCGGCCAACGACGCGCTCCAGCAAGATGGAAGGATCCAGGAGCCAATCGCTGGAATGCGACTCCCGCGTAGTCGGGTCAACCTGACCGGCATTCCAAAGGCATAATTGCTCGTCCATAGCGTTACGCAAGACGACCTCAAAAATGTGCAGAGCCTCGTATACAGCCCCAGAAAGTTCAACGTTCCACCGATAGAGCCGCACAGCACCCTGCAGGCTCCCGGCCGTGTCGAGGTACGGCGCCAACCTCGGCGGACTCAGCCGCCGCAGCAGGACCGCCTCAACACTTATTTGTTCGCGCCTGTTCACAGTAGTAAACTGTAGTTGAAGACAGGGGCAGGTTCCCTGTTATGGATTACTGAGGGTCCCGTAGCCAGGAGCTGCGGGGCCCTCAGCTTTTAACACCTGTCACCAATGATCCCGGCGATCTCGTCGCCCACTCTCCCCTTGGCAATCCCCCGCGGGTATTCCGCGACCTACTAACTGTTCGCAATTTGGCTTTCAGAATTGATCCCAATTTGGGCTGACAGGGTTGGCCTGTTGGAGGCAAACGGTCCCCAAATCATGGCAAATGACGCTCTACTCCGCCGACAAGAAGTCACCAAAAAGCATCTTAAACGCCGATCTTGGCCGTACATCGGGCGGGACCGAAACCACGCCCTGAACAACGCGAATCAGTGACACACGACGGCTGTCCTTTCACAACTGGTGACATACCGTCCACCGTGTCGATGAACCTGCGAACAGCCATCAAACTGCAGCTCCGGCACTTTGCTGCAGGTGCTCGTCACGTTTTACTCACGTTCTTCAACGACAACCCGCAACAATTATTGGCATGCCAAAGGGGCCCCGTCGCGCCAGATTCACCCGGGAACACGGGGTTTTTGACCGTCAACGGAGTCTGTTGGCATGAGAGTCCTGAGTTTCTCTTGGTCGTGGGTTCAATTCCCGCCCGGGGCACAAAAAAGCACCTCTGACCTGCGTCAGGCGGGGTGACCGCCGTCGTTCTTCCGACCTAGCAACGGCAGTCATGTGGTTCCAGCGCTTTTCAACGTGGAAAGGGGAACGCCCACGTTGCCCATCTGCGCTACGCGCATTCCACCGGGAGCCACCTCACGTCGGTCTTTTTAGACGATATGGCACCGCACTATTCCCCTGACGCCCTCCGGACGCAGCTTTCCGTTGCCCTCCGCGGGCCGGGGAGGGCCGGGCCGGGCACGATTCATGCCCATCAATGGCATAGTGATTCGACGTCTCTCTGGAAGCTGCTGTCATTGGAAAGGCGTTTTCGATGCAAGTGGGAGGCTCTACGCCTTGGGGACGCTACGTGTTGACCACAGCGCCAAAACAAACAAAACAGGTTGGAAGAGACGGCGGATGGCACGCTTCCGGTTTGTGTCGAGCCCAAAGGCCGGCGTCTTGGTGACGAACTGGTTGATGTTGCCGGGAAAGATCAAGGCGAAGAACAACGCCGTGGCCCGCCCCACTCGAGCTTTATGCTGGGTTGCGGTCAGAAGAGCAGCATCAAGTGCAATCTCGATCCCGCAGGCGGCTTGAACAACGGTGTCTTTCGACGTGGGCAGCCACTCCGGAACTTGCTCCTGGAAATCTTTCCGATGCTTGCCGAGATGGCCGGTCCCTGCCCTTATCAGGAAGCCGCAGAGTACCAGCCGGCCGACGGTCCGGGTCATGGTGGTGAGGCTGCGCATGTCGCTCCTTGCTTGGGGCGGCATGGAAGCTTTGGGCGGCCTGGAAAGGAAGCCTGTTCCAACTGACGGGATCAGTCGTCAGTGACGTTGACGATGACGTCGATATTGCCGCGGGTGGCATTGGAATATGGGCAAACCAGGTGAGCTGCATCTGCCAAGGCCTGCGCCTGGTCGTGCTCCATCCCGGGGATAACCACCTCGAGGGTGACAGCGAGAACAAAGCCACCATTGCCATTGGGCAGGAGGTGCACGCGACTGCCCACGGACGTGTCTGAGATGGCTACTTTCTGGTTGCGCGCAACCAACTGCAGTGCGGAGTGGAAGCAGGCGGCGTAACCTGCTGCGAATAGTTCTTCCGGGTTCGC
This genomic interval from Arthrobacter sp. PAMC 25486 contains the following:
- a CDS encoding transcriptional regulator is translated as MDDAFQTPIRFSLMAALGHRTEVDFRTLRDVLEANDSVLSKAISHLEKVGYVKVTKGYVGNRPRTWVESTMKGHRAYQNHLLSLRAISEGYLD
- a CDS encoding organic hydroperoxide resistance protein; protein product: MTPLYTAEALSTGAGRNGRVATTSGTVDLGLAMPKEMGGSGNGANPEELFAAGYAACFHSALQLVARNQKVAISDTSVGSRVHLLPNGNGGFVLAVTLEVVIPGMEHDQAQALADAAHLVCPYSNATRGNIDVIVNVTDD